From Pontibacter actiniarum, a single genomic window includes:
- a CDS encoding SulP family inorganic anion transporter, translated as MKEETNNFGYLSNLSKDIPSGLVVFFVALPLCLGISLASGAPLLSGVITGIVGGVVVAWLSGSQLAVSGPAAGLTVIVLNGIETLGSFELFLLAVLIAGILQLGLGFMKAGVIGLYFPSSVIKGMLAAIGLILILKQIPHFVGADEDFFGEMMFFQPDGRNTFSEIGYAFSKIQLGALIVGIVSLAVILLWDNPKVKSNKYLKLIPGALLAVVLAIILNVVFNNYVPALAIADSHLVNLPVLESFSDIKSEVAFMDLSGLTNPSLYIVAFTIAIVASLETLLSIEAIDKLDPHKRRSDTNRELKAQGVGNIVASLLGGLPMTAVIVRGSTNVAAGAQTRVSSFVHGVFLALSVFLLANLMNLIPLSALAAVLLVVGFKLTKPALYKTQFKLGLDQFIPFVVTVLAILFTDLLIGICVGLAVGVFYILKANYKSPYFYHKEEHRDRDIIRIKLSEHVSFLNKASIILTLDHLPHDSHVIIDGENSAFIDYDVVEAIQEFKKTAHERNIQVELINIQDVAVLDMH; from the coding sequence ATGAAAGAAGAAACAAATAACTTCGGCTACCTCTCCAACCTCAGCAAGGACATTCCGTCGGGCTTGGTTGTGTTTTTCGTAGCCCTCCCCCTGTGCCTGGGTATTTCCCTGGCTTCTGGCGCGCCGCTGCTGTCCGGGGTGATTACAGGCATTGTAGGCGGCGTGGTCGTGGCCTGGCTCAGTGGCTCTCAGCTGGCCGTTAGTGGCCCTGCCGCTGGCCTTACGGTTATCGTACTGAACGGTATCGAGACGCTCGGCTCTTTTGAGCTGTTCCTGCTGGCCGTGCTGATTGCCGGTATCCTGCAGCTGGGGCTGGGCTTTATGAAGGCCGGTGTCATTGGCTTATACTTCCCCTCGTCCGTTATCAAGGGCATGCTGGCCGCTATCGGCCTTATCCTGATCCTGAAGCAGATACCGCACTTTGTGGGAGCTGATGAGGACTTTTTCGGCGAAATGATGTTTTTCCAGCCGGACGGGCGCAACACCTTCTCTGAAATTGGCTACGCGTTTTCTAAAATCCAGCTGGGCGCCCTGATCGTGGGGATTGTTTCATTGGCTGTGATCTTGCTGTGGGATAACCCGAAGGTGAAGAGCAACAAGTACCTGAAGCTTATACCGGGCGCGCTGCTGGCCGTTGTGCTGGCAATCATCCTGAATGTGGTGTTTAACAACTACGTGCCGGCACTTGCCATCGCAGACAGCCACCTGGTAAACCTGCCGGTGCTGGAGAGCTTCAGTGATATCAAATCTGAGGTCGCGTTTATGGACTTAAGCGGCCTGACGAACCCCTCGCTGTACATTGTAGCCTTTACCATTGCCATCGTAGCCAGCCTGGAGACCTTGCTGAGCATTGAGGCGATCGACAAGCTGGACCCGCACAAGCGCCGCAGCGACACAAACCGTGAGCTGAAGGCGCAGGGCGTAGGTAACATTGTGGCCTCGCTGCTGGGTGGCCTGCCTATGACGGCTGTAATCGTGCGTGGCTCCACCAACGTGGCCGCAGGTGCCCAAACTCGGGTGTCCAGCTTTGTGCACGGTGTTTTCCTGGCGCTGTCGGTGTTCCTGCTGGCAAACTTAATGAACCTGATCCCGCTTTCTGCCCTGGCTGCCGTGCTGTTGGTGGTAGGCTTTAAGCTAACCAAACCGGCCCTTTACAAAACGCAGTTTAAGCTGGGCCTAGACCAGTTCATTCCTTTCGTGGTGACGGTGCTGGCCATACTTTTCACCGACCTGCTGATCGGTATCTGTGTGGGCCTTGCCGTGGGTGTGTTCTACATCCTGAAAGCCAATTACAAGTCGCCTTACTTCTACCACAAAGAAGAGCATCGCGACAGAGACATTATCCGCATTAAGCTGAGCGAACACGTGTCGTTCCTGAACAAGGCCAGCATCATACTTACCCTGGATCACCTGCCGCACGACAGCCATGTGATCATTGACGGCGAGAACTCTGCCTTCATAGACTATGACGTAGTGGAGGCGATTCAGGAGTTTAAGAAAACGGCGCACGAGCGCAACATTCAGGTAGAGCTCATCAACATTCAGGACGTGGCCGTGCTGGACATGCACTAG
- a CDS encoding carbonic anhydrase — MEKIFENNKKWVAEKLAQDSDYFAKLAKGQEPRYLFIGCSDSRVPAGEITGHGPGEMFVHRNIANLVVHSDVNLLSVLQYAVEVLKVKDIIVCGHYGCGGVAAAASNKQFGLIDNWLRNIKDVMRLHTQELTSIDDEEQRLRRLVELNVMEQVHNLAKTSIIQNAMHSDNPPKLHGLVYDIREGLLRDLQVNEEQFEQFEHIYNVTDKATAKA, encoded by the coding sequence ATGGAAAAAATATTCGAGAACAATAAAAAGTGGGTAGCTGAGAAGCTTGCCCAGGACAGCGATTACTTTGCAAAGCTTGCCAAAGGGCAGGAGCCGCGTTACCTGTTTATCGGGTGCTCCGACAGCCGCGTGCCGGCCGGCGAGATTACCGGGCATGGCCCCGGCGAGATGTTCGTGCACCGGAACATTGCCAACCTGGTGGTGCACTCAGATGTGAACCTGCTGTCGGTACTGCAGTATGCGGTAGAGGTGCTTAAGGTGAAGGACATCATCGTTTGCGGCCACTACGGCTGCGGCGGTGTAGCGGCGGCGGCCAGCAACAAGCAGTTCGGCCTGATCGATAACTGGCTGCGCAACATTAAAGACGTGATGCGCCTGCACACCCAGGAGCTGACAAGCATTGACGATGAAGAGCAGCGCCTGCGCCGCCTTGTGGAACTGAACGTGATGGAGCAGGTGCACAACCTGGCCAAGACCTCCATTATTCAGAACGCCATGCATTCGGACAACCCTCCGAAGCTGCACGGCCTGGTGTATGATATCAGAGAAGGGTTGCTACGCGACCTGCAGGTGAATGAAGAGCAGTTTGAGCAGTTTGAGCACATTTACAACGTGACTGACAAAGCCACCGCCAAAGCATAA
- a CDS encoding porin family protein — translation MKKLILGLGLALMAGAASAQSVGVKAGLNYTNFKGDAANDYDYRPGYTVGVTARQGLNDLIGVQTEVLFTSKGAKREFSSNGTETEAKTRLNYLDIPVLLSVQMSGLYFELGPQVSFLLKGKEIVEVSRSSSTTTTEVDVTDNPYPIDFGYAAGLGYRASNGIGLGLRYNGGLKDIDDEGAFEGKERRNTSFQLTLSYTTGW, via the coding sequence ATGAAGAAGTTGATCTTAGGGCTGGGCCTCGCCCTGATGGCAGGAGCAGCCAGTGCCCAGAGCGTTGGCGTGAAAGCCGGCCTGAACTACACCAATTTTAAAGGCGATGCCGCCAACGACTACGACTACCGCCCGGGCTACACCGTAGGTGTAACGGCGCGCCAGGGGCTGAACGACCTGATCGGCGTACAGACCGAGGTGTTGTTTACCTCCAAGGGGGCCAAGCGCGAGTTCAGCAGCAACGGCACCGAAACAGAGGCCAAAACCCGCCTCAACTACCTCGACATCCCGGTGCTGCTCAGCGTGCAGATGAGCGGCCTGTACTTTGAGCTGGGCCCTCAGGTGTCTTTCCTGCTCAAGGGGAAGGAGATTGTGGAAGTATCGCGCTCCAGCTCCACCACCACTACCGAAGTAGACGTAACCGACAACCCCTACCCTATTGATTTCGGCTATGCCGCCGGCCTGGGCTACCGCGCCAGCAACGGCATTGGGCTAGGGCTGCGCTACAACGGCGGCCTGAAGGACATAGATGACGAAGGAGCGTTTGAAGGCAAAGAGCGCCGCAACACCTCGTTCCAGCTGACATTGAGCTACACCACCGGCTGGTAG
- a CDS encoding SWFGD domain-containing protein — protein sequence MRSYENSGYNPYNDNDRSQTRGSARNYYSSDYDLTDRHDRGFGSSSASGYGNRNTGVGSGIDAYSNSGYGNTSSYGRSAGSSYGSSNYGSNYGSDYNRDRDRDNDSNMWDRSKNEVKSWFNDDDDRNNRGNMRDRDRYNSYGSSGYGSSNYGSSNYDRDRNNYNSGYGSSSSSYGSGTYGAGSNYSGNYGSGTYGTGYTTSNYGSDYNDRYDRDEMGYRTSGNNYGSSNRYGSDYDRGNRGGSRGDHDRGFWDRAGDEVKSWFGDDDAERRRRRDEMQNRDSDRDYNYTSGNRDRYGSTSSYRNTYSGPPYSYGSSSRRDYEW from the coding sequence ATGAGAAGCTATGAGAACTCGGGCTACAACCCGTACAATGACAACGACAGGTCTCAGACAAGGGGATCTGCCAGAAACTATTATTCAAGTGATTACGACCTGACCGACCGCCACGACAGGGGCTTTGGCAGCTCCAGCGCAAGCGGCTACGGTAACCGCAATACAGGCGTAGGCTCCGGCATCGACGCCTACTCAAACTCAGGCTACGGCAACACATCAAGCTACGGCCGCTCAGCCGGATCAAGCTATGGCTCATCCAACTATGGGTCTAACTACGGCTCCGACTACAACCGTGACCGTGACCGCGATAACGACAGCAACATGTGGGACCGCTCCAAGAACGAGGTAAAGTCATGGTTCAACGACGATGACGACCGCAACAACAGGGGCAACATGCGTGACCGTGACCGCTATAACAGCTACGGCTCGTCCGGCTATGGTTCATCCAACTACGGCTCGTCTAACTACGACAGAGACCGCAACAACTATAACTCAGGCTACGGCTCCAGCTCATCAAGCTACGGCTCAGGCACGTACGGAGCGGGCTCTAACTACAGCGGCAACTACGGAAGCGGCACCTATGGCACTGGCTACACAACCAGCAACTACGGCTCTGACTACAACGACCGCTACGACAGAGACGAGATGGGCTACAGAACCAGCGGCAACAACTATGGCTCATCGAACCGCTACGGCTCTGACTACGACCGTGGAAACAGAGGCGGCAGCAGAGGTGACCATGACCGCGGCTTCTGGGACCGTGCCGGCGACGAGGTTAAATCCTGGTTCGGAGACGACGACGCTGAGCGCCGCAGAAGAAGAGATGAGATGCAAAACCGCGACAGCGACCGCGACTATAACTACACTTCCGGCAACCGGGACAGATATGGGAGTACATCTAGCTACAGAAACACCTATAGCGGACCTCCCTACTCTTACGGATCGTCTTCGAGAAGAGACTATGAATGGTAG
- a CDS encoding Ig-like domain-containing protein, giving the protein MKLKTMLASMVAVCMLTACEDLFENGSLKPDGSTPSLTVNNPSKNQSVSAATGLRVNITAVDKDKFQDIEFTLEGQNAEKSVLNFKKFPQKNVVEFDTTVNVTGIAPGVYTLKVSATDKRTNVSIQEVLVNVK; this is encoded by the coding sequence ATGAAATTGAAAACAATGCTGGCCTCTATGGTAGCCGTTTGTATGCTGACGGCATGTGAGGATCTATTCGAGAACGGGAGCCTGAAACCAGATGGCTCTACCCCAAGCTTAACTGTAAACAACCCAAGCAAGAATCAGTCTGTTTCAGCCGCCACTGGCTTGCGCGTCAACATCACGGCTGTTGATAAAGACAAGTTCCAGGACATCGAGTTTACCCTTGAGGGCCAGAATGCGGAGAAGTCAGTTCTTAACTTTAAGAAGTTCCCCCAGAAGAACGTGGTAGAATTCGATACTACGGTGAACGTAACGGGCATCGCGCCGGGCGTTTATACTTTAAAAGTGAGCGCAACCGACAAACGTACGAATGTTAGCATTCAGGAAGTGCTGGTTAACGTAAAATAG
- a CDS encoding type IA DNA topoisomerase: MKVCIAEKPSVAREIAMVIGAKAKKDGYYEGNGYQVTWTFGHFCTLREPDDYRPEWKRWSLYDLPMLPEKYGIKLMKDSGVQKQFKIIKQLLDKAEEVINCGDAGQEGEVIQRWVLTEAKYRKPFKRLWISSLTEEAIRQGFAKLREGAEFDSLYQAGKSRAIGDWLLGLNATRLFTLKYANGSRQTLSIGRVQTPTLAMLVNRHHEIANFVPQPFWELKTLYRDTTFSSTNGRFQKEEEALKIMEAIREAELTITDVETKKGTEAPPKLFDLTSLQIECNNKLSLSADETLKTVQSLYEKKVVSYPRVDTTFLPDDIYPKIPGILQGLSNYSQEVAPLLQNKIRKTKKVFNNNKVTDHHAIIPTGAAAGGLYGREADVYDIITRRFIAAFYPDCIVSNTTVMAESAGYTFKVRGKQILDPGWRVIYGAEDVKSEPTGKDAKEEEEAAGVLPHFEKGEHGPHEPLLEKKMTNPPKEYTEATLLRAMETAGKQVEDEELKDALKENGIGRPSTRAAIIETLFKRQYIRKDKKKIVPTQMGIDLIGVIRNETLKSAEMTGQWERKLRQIEGGEFKAEAFLQELQEFVMNLVQEVKYDRATVTIEPQQDEKKPAAKGKKPAAASKPAEKADAAGPAKGLGSCPACKEGHILKGSKAFGCIRYKEGCRFLIPIEQYGKELTEKQVQALLSKGKTPTIKGFKNEQGESYDGVLKLDSNRQLVVEQVEKAPAKDPFEQCPRCKQGKLLKGKAAYGCSRFREGCQFVVPFEMGGKQLTEKQIAALLLKGKTPKIKGFTSQKTGEPFDAALSLNEQWQVVYQF; this comes from the coding sequence TTGAAAGTTTGCATTGCTGAGAAACCAAGTGTAGCCCGTGAGATAGCCATGGTGATTGGCGCCAAAGCAAAGAAAGATGGCTACTATGAGGGCAACGGCTACCAGGTTACCTGGACCTTCGGGCACTTCTGCACGTTGCGCGAGCCAGACGATTACCGCCCGGAGTGGAAGCGCTGGAGCCTGTATGACCTGCCGATGCTGCCCGAGAAGTATGGCATTAAGCTCATGAAAGACAGCGGCGTGCAAAAGCAGTTTAAAATCATCAAACAGCTGCTCGACAAGGCCGAGGAGGTTATCAACTGCGGGGACGCCGGCCAAGAGGGGGAAGTGATACAGCGCTGGGTCTTAACCGAGGCCAAGTATAGAAAGCCCTTCAAGCGCCTCTGGATCTCCTCACTCACAGAAGAGGCCATCCGCCAGGGCTTTGCCAAACTGCGCGAAGGCGCTGAGTTCGACTCGCTGTACCAGGCTGGCAAGAGCCGCGCCATCGGCGACTGGCTGCTGGGCCTTAACGCTACCCGCCTTTTTACGCTGAAGTATGCCAACGGCAGCCGCCAGACGCTCTCCATCGGGCGCGTGCAAACGCCCACGCTGGCCATGCTGGTGAACCGCCACCACGAGATCGCCAACTTTGTGCCGCAGCCGTTCTGGGAGCTCAAAACCCTGTACCGCGACACGACCTTCTCGAGTACCAACGGGCGCTTTCAGAAGGAAGAAGAGGCCCTGAAGATTATGGAGGCCATCCGGGAGGCGGAGCTCACCATTACGGACGTAGAAACAAAAAAAGGAACAGAGGCACCGCCCAAGCTGTTCGACCTGACCTCGCTGCAGATCGAGTGCAACAACAAACTCAGCCTCTCCGCCGACGAAACGCTTAAAACGGTGCAGAGCCTGTACGAGAAGAAGGTGGTCTCCTATCCGCGCGTGGACACCACTTTCCTGCCGGACGATATTTACCCGAAGATCCCGGGCATTCTGCAGGGCCTGAGCAACTATAGCCAGGAGGTGGCGCCACTGCTGCAAAACAAGATCCGCAAGACCAAGAAGGTCTTCAACAACAACAAAGTTACCGATCACCACGCCATTATCCCGACGGGTGCGGCGGCAGGCGGGCTGTACGGCCGCGAGGCGGATGTGTACGACATCATCACGCGCCGTTTTATTGCAGCCTTCTACCCCGACTGTATCGTGAGCAACACCACCGTTATGGCAGAATCGGCTGGCTATACGTTTAAGGTGCGGGGCAAGCAGATCCTGGACCCGGGCTGGCGCGTGATTTACGGCGCAGAGGATGTTAAATCAGAGCCTACAGGCAAAGACGCGAAAGAGGAAGAGGAGGCCGCCGGCGTGCTCCCGCACTTTGAAAAGGGGGAGCATGGCCCGCACGAGCCGCTGCTGGAGAAAAAGATGACCAACCCGCCCAAGGAGTACACCGAAGCCACGCTCCTGCGCGCCATGGAGACAGCCGGCAAGCAGGTGGAGGACGAGGAACTGAAGGACGCCCTGAAGGAGAACGGCATCGGCCGCCCCTCTACCCGCGCAGCCATCATCGAAACGCTCTTTAAGCGCCAGTACATCCGGAAGGACAAGAAAAAGATCGTGCCCACGCAGATGGGCATCGACCTGATCGGTGTGATCCGGAACGAGACGCTGAAATCGGCGGAGATGACGGGCCAGTGGGAGCGCAAACTGCGGCAGATTGAAGGAGGCGAGTTTAAGGCAGAGGCTTTTCTGCAGGAGCTGCAGGAGTTTGTAATGAACCTGGTGCAGGAGGTGAAGTACGACCGCGCCACCGTAACGATTGAGCCGCAGCAGGATGAGAAAAAGCCAGCGGCAAAAGGCAAAAAGCCGGCTGCCGCCTCCAAGCCAGCCGAAAAGGCAGACGCCGCAGGCCCTGCCAAAGGCCTTGGCTCCTGCCCCGCCTGCAAAGAGGGCCACATTTTAAAGGGCTCGAAAGCCTTTGGCTGCATCCGCTACAAGGAAGGCTGCCGTTTCCTGATCCCGATTGAGCAGTACGGCAAAGAACTGACGGAAAAGCAAGTGCAGGCCCTGCTGAGCAAAGGAAAAACACCGACCATCAAAGGCTTCAAAAACGAGCAGGGCGAAAGCTATGACGGCGTTCTGAAACTGGACAGCAACAGGCAGCTGGTAGTAGAGCAGGTGGAGAAAGCGCCTGCCAAGGACCCGTTTGAACAGTGCCCGCGCTGCAAGCAAGGCAAGCTGCTGAAGGGCAAAGCCGCCTACGGGTGCAGCAGGTTCCGGGAAGGCTGCCAGTTTGTGGTTCCCTTCGAGATGGGCGGAAAGCAGCTGACAGAGAAGCAAATCGCGGCGCTGCTGCTCAAAGGGAAAACCCCCAAGATCAAGGGCTTTACCTCACAGAAGACGGGAGAGCCTTTTGATGCAGCCCTTTCTCTGAACGAGCAGTGGCAGGTAGTTTACCAGTTCTAG